The genomic region CAAGTGGGTTCCGTGGAAGATTTCATGTTCTGATGGGGGTCATTTCGCCCTTAGACGGCGTGAATCCCGAGGATCTCACTATTGGAGATTTGATAGATTGCATTAAAAAGGATGGAGTGAAAGAGGTTATCTTGGCATTGAATCCGAATATGGCAGGCGAGGGAACTTCTCTTTATCTAGCGACGGTGCTTAAACCATTTGGTGTACGTGTTACGCAATTAGCCCAAGGGCTGCCGATGGGTAGCCATCTTGAATATGCAGACGAACTTACTCTTTCCCGTTCTATCGAGGGAAGAAAAGAACTTTAACAAAAGTGTCTTATTTTTTTAATCTAACTGATATGATCTTAATGTCTTGAACTGGTTTGCTGCCTTGGCCCACCTTAACGTCACCAATTTTTTCGATAATTTCCATGCCTTTGACCACTTTCCCGAATACGGTGTGTTTGCCTGTAAGGTGAGGTGTGTCTACTAGATTGATGAAAAACTGCGAGCCATTCGTGTTGGGCCCCGAGTTCGCCATAGCGATAACGCCCTTCAGGGGGGGGTGAGATTTAAGCTCGCTAGAGAAAATGTACCCTTGATTCTCATATACATTTTTGATGGTCATTTCTTTGAGTTTTTTTTGTATCTCGCTTTTTCGATCGTCGAGTTCTTTTTGGGAGCGAATACCCATCGATCTGAATAGCGGCATTAAGATGAAGCGCTGATAGTCCTGTTGGGTACGAACCGGTAGATAACGATGTATTGCGCCTTTGTCCTGAATGGCTTTCAGTTTTCCAAGACCAAGATCCGAGGCATTGATCTCGTCTTCGAACTGGTATCCGGGGCCCCCGGTGCCGTTTCCCTTAGGATCGCCACCTTGAATCATGAAGCCCTTAATTACGCGATGAAAAACGATGCCGTCATAAAAATTCCCCTTCATTTTTTTTTCGGTTTTAAAATTTCTGTACTCTTTTGTTCCTTCCGCAAGACCGATGAAATTCGCCACTGTTTTGGGTGCAGATTTCTTGAAGAGTTCAAGGTGGATATCACCCTGTGATGTTTTCATGATGGCAACGGGGTTGGATTCTTCAGCTCCAAAGGCAAGAAAAGGTTGGAGGGAAAATAACAGCACCGCAAATGAGAGGAGGAACCTCATGTATGAACTCCTGTTTTTTTTATCGGACCTTTGATAGTTAGTTGCGAACCATAACCAGGTGGTTTGAAATTAGAAATGTGCCCCCAAAAGGGCCCGTTCACGTATCACTAACACTAACGATACAGGGAAATTTCATTGATTTCTAGTGCCGAAATAAAACAGGAAATTTTCGTGGAACTCATTTTGCTGAATGTGAAATTTGAAGTTTAAAAAAATGACAAGAAATAGGATTCTTGGGTGATAGTAAATGTTGACAAAAAAATGGCGGAGAGGGAGGGATTCGAACCCTCGGAACAGTCACCCATTCACACGCTTAGCAGGCGTGCGCCTTCAGCCACTCGGCCACCTCTCCGCGTCAATATTTTCAAATTTTTTGGAGCCGCCCGGCAGGCTGCGGCATCTCTTTCCCGCTAAGATTGGGCTTATCCGGTCGTTCTGTCAACGGGAGAAGGCGTAATCGTTCCTGTTGGTGGTTTTCCTTATCTTACTTCTTGCTCTGCTTTGGTTTACGTATTTCGAGGAAAGATTTAAAGCTTTCTTGGTTATCTTTGCTAGCCAGGTGGTTTTGAATTGTCGCCTCCCCCAATTTTTCATTAATGCCAGATGCCACACCCGAACGGAAAAGTCCATTATCTCCCGAATTGTCAGTGGTAGGGATGAAAAATTTCCGAAGTTTACAGAGCGGGTGAATTATCCATTGTTGATTGTAGTTGAAAAATCTAATCGAATTTATGCGGTGGACACTTCTAGGCCTTTGATAACAGCGACCTCGTTTTCCACGGTAATTTCGGTATTGACCTTGGATGATAGGTTGCAAACGTGATCAACAATTTTGCCCCCCTCGTCTCGATTCGCTTGCAGTAATTCGATGAAATTATCATTGTTACGACGAACGGGTGCAAAAGCTATATCCACAAGGTGGCGATCACGAATCGTGCAATATACGATAAGACCATCTAGGTTCTTGTTTCTCATCCTCTCCCAATCAAAGACAAAATTTCCCATGCTGTAGAAGATAGGACGATCCTGCCATATTTCAATTTCTTGAAGAACGTGCGGGTGATGACCGATCACGATGTCAGCGCCAGCCTCGATTGCCGCATGGCCTATCGCTCGTTGGTAGTCGGCGACTACGCTACTTCCCGAAACGCCCCAATGACAAGAAGCAACGACAATATCTACCTCCTCACGCAATCGCCTGACATCATTTTTCATGGCCTCTAATTC from Nitrospinaceae bacterium harbors:
- the recR gene encoding recombination protein RecR yields the protein MPLDQFPAIQECIDAFRRLPGIGPKGAQRIVFHLLTQDPEAASLIAEKCESLHDRVNLCERCHILVEGEAGGEDCSICGGRDPSVICVVQEPADVFSIERASGFRGRFHVLMGVISPLDGVNPEDLTIGDLIDCIKKDGVKEVILALNPNMAGEGTSLYLATVLKPFGVRVTQLAQGLPMGSHLEYADELTLSRSIEGRKEL
- a CDS encoding peptidylprolyl isomerase, which gives rise to MRFLLSFAVLLFSLQPFLAFGAEESNPVAIMKTSQGDIHLELFKKSAPKTVANFIGLAEGTKEYRNFKTEKKMKGNFYDGIVFHRVIKGFMIQGGDPKGNGTGGPGYQFEDEINASDLGLGKLKAIQDKGAIHRYLPVRTQQDYQRFILMPLFRSMGIRSQKELDDRKSEIQKKLKEMTIKNVYENQGYIFSSELKSHPPLKGVIAMANSGPNTNGSQFFINLVDTPHLTGKHTVFGKVVKGMEIIEKIGDVKVGQGSKPVQDIKIISVRLKK